In Methanolobus chelungpuianus, the following proteins share a genomic window:
- the moeB gene encoding molybdopterin-synthase adenylyltransferase MoeB, which yields MLGEFTEEQIRRYSRHIILQEVGGKGQKKLLSSRVLCIGAGGLGSPIIQYLAAAGVGTIGIVDDDIVELSNLQRQVIHAGSLNVPKVESAKRYVESLNPDVKVVPYPERINPDNILDIIRDYDIIVDGSDNFATRYLVNDACVIAKKPLSHGSIFRFEGQVTTILPGEGPCYRCLFEHAPPAGMIPSCQEAGVIGVLPGIIGVIQATEVIKYLLGLGETLSGRLIFYDALSMSFDEIKVRRNPSCPVCGESPAIASIEAGNYLDNERVCSIG from the coding sequence ATGTTAGGTGAATTTACTGAAGAACAGATAAGGCGTTATTCAAGACATATCATCCTGCAGGAAGTCGGCGGGAAGGGACAGAAGAAGTTACTCTCTTCCAGAGTGCTCTGCATAGGTGCGGGAGGGCTTGGCTCCCCCATCATCCAGTATCTGGCCGCAGCCGGGGTCGGAACCATAGGTATTGTTGATGACGATATCGTGGAACTGAGCAACCTGCAAAGGCAGGTCATACACGCCGGCAGCCTCAATGTGCCAAAGGTTGAGTCTGCAAAAAGATACGTTGAGAGTTTAAATCCTGATGTGAAAGTAGTTCCCTATCCGGAAAGGATCAATCCGGATAATATCCTCGATATCATCAGGGATTATGACATTATTGTGGACGGTTCCGATAATTTTGCCACCCGCTATCTGGTGAACGATGCATGCGTGATTGCAAAGAAGCCTCTTTCGCACGGCAGTATTTTCAGGTTCGAAGGCCAGGTCACCACCATTCTTCCAGGCGAAGGTCCCTGTTACAGGTGCCTTTTCGAGCACGCACCGCCTGCAGGCATGATACCAAGCTGCCAGGAGGCCGGGGTCATCGGAGTGCTCCCAGGTATCATTGGTGTAATTCAGGCAACAGAGGTTATTAAGTACCTGCTCGGACTGGGGGAGACACTTTCAGGCCGGCTCATATTCTACGACGCCTTAAGTATGTCTTTCGATGAGATCAAGGTCCGCAGGAATCCTTCATGCCCGGTATGCGGGGAAAGTCCGGCAATCGCATCTATAGAGGCCGGAAACTACCTGGATAATGAAAGGGTCTGCAGTATCGGATAA
- a CDS encoding EFR1 family ferrodoxin (N-terminal region resembles flavodoxins. C-terminal ferrodoxin region binds two 4Fe-4S clusters.), which yields MSTDIYYFSGTGNSLYVARELQKRLPDSRLVPIVGLLHKDVIETGAETIGIVFPVHALTIPLAVRQFLRKLNPASAEYVFAIATRLGIVFRDFRRIDRALKAKDRRLDSQFIINMYNNDVKGRDYKVPGETELLEIETSVQGQLDTIQEIILNKEMSKEEDSGYLIDLPFSRPVNNLLERFLTSCMTFSEHIGGVNYFWSDSACTGCGICARVCLSQKIKMTDKKPVWQKDVLCYMCYACINYCPAKAVQINSIPGVKSHTRENKRYPHPYAGIEDISGQKGIPDH from the coding sequence ATGAGCACGGACATCTACTATTTTTCAGGAACAGGAAATTCACTGTACGTGGCAAGGGAGCTTCAGAAAAGGCTCCCTGACTCCCGGCTGGTGCCGATAGTGGGCCTTCTGCACAAAGATGTCATAGAGACTGGTGCAGAGACCATCGGGATCGTGTTTCCTGTGCATGCCCTGACCATTCCCCTGGCAGTGCGGCAATTCCTGAGAAAACTTAACCCGGCCTCAGCAGAATACGTCTTTGCCATTGCAACGCGCCTGGGCATTGTTTTCAGGGATTTCAGGAGAATAGACCGGGCGCTTAAAGCTAAGGACAGGCGCCTTGACTCGCAGTTTATCATCAATATGTATAACAATGATGTGAAGGGCAGGGATTACAAGGTTCCCGGTGAGACTGAACTCCTGGAGATAGAAACTTCCGTTCAGGGCCAACTGGATACTATCCAGGAAATTATCCTGAACAAGGAAATGAGTAAAGAAGAAGACAGTGGCTACCTTATAGACCTGCCATTCAGCCGTCCGGTCAATAATCTACTGGAAAGGTTCCTTACTTCCTGTATGACCTTTTCAGAGCATATAGGAGGCGTGAACTACTTCTGGTCGGACTCCGCCTGTACAGGCTGCGGGATCTGCGCGAGGGTCTGCCTGTCGCAGAAGATAAAGATGACAGACAAAAAGCCGGTCTGGCAGAAGGATGTACTCTGCTATATGTGCTATGCCTGCATCAATTACTGTCCCGCAAAAGCCGTCCAGATAAACAGCATACCCGGTGTCAAGTCCCATACAAGGGAAAACAAGAGATACCCTCATCCTTATGCAGGCATTGAGGACATTTCCGGACAAAAAGGAATACCTGACCATTAA
- the cysN gene encoding sulfate adenylyltransferase subunit CysN produces MKGSGSLIRQNENIDLLRLATAGSVDDGKSTLIGRLLYDSKSIFEDQLSSIRTFSKTHRNQEIDYSLVTDGLKSEREQGITIDVAYRFFSTPKRRFIIADTPGHEQYTRNMATGASNASLALILVDARNGVVTQTKRHSFISSLLGIRNFVVAVNKMDLVDYSEEVFEDIVSEFNSFADKLSEESIYYIPISALKGDNVTERSDNMPWYKGSTLLDYLENVSVSGGRNLADLRFPVQYVNWGGGDDFRGYCGTIASGVVHKGDKVRVLPSGRSSQVSRIVTYDGDLDYAFAPMAVTLCLEDDIDISRGDMIARVDDLTGIAGSLEANIVWMDGSPMEVGKDYLIKHTTNMVKGSFSEVLHEFDPEDISMKPSAFLSLNEIGKVKLELKTPLFADVYSENRSTGSFIVIDPHTNQTAAAGMISKYNQVSPDKACRSAEAKVIRYPGDKKEEAQARYDRLSMQGTHCIYVDDELLLETFFKGITADSDRYSSAIENLCKIVTRSGVSVVLCSDHQDI; encoded by the coding sequence TTGAAAGGATCTGGCTCTCTGATCAGGCAGAATGAGAATATTGACCTGCTAAGGCTTGCCACTGCAGGAAGTGTGGATGACGGCAAGTCAACCCTCATCGGGAGATTACTATATGATTCAAAATCAATATTTGAGGACCAGCTGAGTTCGATCAGGACATTCTCGAAGACCCATCGTAACCAGGAGATCGATTATTCCCTGGTGACCGATGGCCTCAAGTCAGAAAGGGAGCAGGGAATCACGATCGATGTCGCATACAGGTTCTTCTCGACCCCGAAAAGGCGATTCATTATCGCCGATACTCCCGGGCATGAGCAGTATACGAGAAACATGGCCACAGGTGCGTCAAATGCATCTCTTGCCCTGATACTTGTTGACGCCAGGAACGGGGTCGTAACACAGACAAAGAGGCATTCGTTCATCTCATCCCTCCTTGGTATCAGGAACTTCGTAGTCGCAGTCAATAAAATGGACCTCGTGGACTATTCGGAAGAAGTGTTCGAGGACATTGTCAGTGAATTCAACTCCTTTGCTGACAAGCTATCAGAAGAGTCCATTTACTACATACCCATAAGCGCCCTCAAAGGCGATAACGTCACTGAGCGAAGCGACAATATGCCTTGGTACAAAGGGTCCACGTTACTTGATTACCTGGAGAATGTAAGTGTCTCCGGTGGTCGTAACCTGGCTGACCTCAGGTTCCCGGTCCAGTATGTTAACTGGGGGGGAGGCGATGATTTCAGAGGTTATTGTGGCACGATAGCTTCAGGCGTGGTCCACAAAGGTGATAAGGTAAGAGTTCTCCCTTCCGGAAGATCAAGTCAGGTTTCAAGGATAGTCACCTACGATGGAGACCTTGATTATGCCTTTGCTCCCATGGCAGTGACCCTTTGCCTTGAAGACGATATTGACATCAGCCGCGGAGATATGATCGCAAGGGTCGATGACCTTACAGGAATTGCCGGCAGCCTGGAGGCAAACATAGTGTGGATGGATGGTTCTCCCATGGAGGTCGGGAAAGATTATCTGATCAAGCATACCACAAACATGGTCAAAGGGAGTTTCTCAGAAGTACTTCATGAGTTCGATCCTGAAGATATCAGTATGAAACCCTCGGCGTTCCTGAGCTTAAATGAGATCGGAAAGGTTAAGCTTGAGCTAAAGACCCCGCTATTTGCCGATGTTTATTCGGAGAACAGGAGCACAGGTTCATTCATCGTGATCGATCCCCATACCAACCAGACTGCTGCGGCCGGCATGATCTCAAAATACAATCAGGTATCTCCCGACAAGGCGTGCAGATCTGCAGAGGCGAAGGTTATCCGCTATCCAGGAGACAAGAAAGAAGAGGCGCAGGCCAGGTATGACAGGCTTTCCATGCAGGGTACGCACTGCATCTATGTGGATGACGAACTGTTGCTTGAGACCTTCTTCAAGGGAATAACGGCTGACAGTGATCGATACTCCAGCGCAATTGAGAACCTGTGTAAGATCGTCACGAGATCAGGTGTGTCCGTGGTCCTGTGTTCCGATCACCAGGATATCTGA
- a CDS encoding thiamine pyrophosphate-binding protein, with amino-acid sequence MKEMNGAEVLVKCLEDLGVRHIFGYTGAAILPVFHALRESSIEIIINSNEQSAAFSAAGYSRSCGQVGVAIVTSGPAITNTLTSVADAYGDSIPLLVFAGQVPEHKIGTDSFQHINVKGIFGEAAKKVIQLSNDDDVEAIVKDAYYLARSGKPGPVVIDFPMDKQQNIHEYRGINVKLFEESYRDDRHLCEEQCAEFFRLLINSKRPLLYLGGGLNSEAGSRAILEFNEHFNIPSVNTLMAKGVIDARDELNLGMLGMFGTPYANMLIQENDFFFAIGVRWDDRVAEKVGFATGTDIAYIDINPEKMHQIKIERSPKFTFIGDAATAVRDLLSYAVKHEITLDIQEWQERARFLKRSWPLDYNRGSEHIQSSEVMALLAGYIDGNTKISTGVGNHQMLAAQYLPMQKAKSFMSSGSFGTMGFSLPTAIGVCYANPDARVIAIDGDGSLKMNLGELHTIAALELPVKILLLNNRSDGMVQNLQDAGYGGARTGTQRQKDVRFADIAMSFGFSYAARIKDRRDLKSTLETFLNAGGPCFLEICTDSEEILFPKVPSGGAYKDMILGPYIKCMEAAPITGTPEEMEYMEELPV; translated from the coding sequence ATGAAGGAAATGAACGGAGCAGAAGTTCTGGTTAAATGCCTGGAGGACCTTGGGGTCAGACACATCTTTGGTTATACGGGGGCGGCGATACTGCCTGTATTCCATGCCCTCCGGGAGAGCAGTATAGAGATAATCATCAATTCCAACGAGCAGTCGGCGGCGTTCAGCGCAGCCGGTTATTCGCGGTCCTGCGGGCAGGTCGGGGTAGCCATAGTCACGTCCGGGCCTGCGATCACCAATACGCTCACCAGTGTTGCGGACGCATATGGGGACAGCATCCCACTTCTGGTATTCGCGGGGCAGGTCCCGGAGCATAAGATCGGTACCGACTCATTCCAGCACATCAATGTCAAGGGCATTTTCGGGGAAGCTGCCAAGAAGGTCATCCAGCTATCCAATGACGATGACGTCGAGGCTATCGTCAAAGATGCGTACTATCTTGCGAGATCAGGTAAGCCGGGGCCTGTCGTCATAGATTTCCCCATGGATAAGCAGCAGAATATCCACGAGTACCGGGGAATCAATGTCAAGCTGTTCGAGGAGAGTTACCGCGATGACAGGCATCTCTGCGAAGAACAGTGCGCGGAGTTCTTCCGGCTGCTAATCAACTCGAAACGGCCCCTGCTCTATCTTGGAGGCGGGCTCAACTCGGAAGCAGGCAGCCGGGCTATCCTGGAGTTCAATGAGCATTTCAATATCCCTTCGGTCAACACCCTCATGGCAAAAGGGGTTATTGACGCGAGGGACGAGCTCAACCTTGGCATGTTGGGTATGTTCGGCACGCCCTATGCCAACATGCTCATCCAGGAGAACGACTTTTTCTTTGCAATCGGCGTCCGCTGGGATGACAGGGTTGCGGAGAAGGTAGGGTTTGCAACAGGCACTGACATAGCCTACATAGATATCAATCCCGAGAAGATGCACCAGATAAAGATAGAGCGCAGTCCGAAGTTCACATTCATAGGGGATGCGGCCACGGCTGTCCGTGACCTGCTCAGTTACGCCGTAAAACATGAAATCACCCTGGATATCCAAGAATGGCAGGAACGCGCCAGGTTCCTCAAACGGTCCTGGCCCCTGGATTACAACCGGGGATCCGAACACATACAATCCTCCGAGGTCATGGCCCTTCTGGCGGGCTATATTGACGGGAACACAAAGATAAGCACGGGTGTCGGCAATCACCAGATGCTGGCGGCACAATACCTGCCCATGCAGAAAGCAAAATCCTTCATGAGCTCAGGCTCCTTCGGAACGATGGGCTTTTCACTGCCCACGGCCATCGGAGTCTGTTACGCTAACCCGGATGCAAGAGTGATCGCAATCGACGGTGATGGCAGCCTTAAAATGAACCTTGGGGAACTGCACACCATTGCAGCCTTGGAACTGCCCGTCAAGATACTCCTCCTGAACAACCGGAGCGACGGCATGGTCCAGAACCTGCAGGATGCAGGTTACGGGGGAGCCCGGACAGGAACCCAGAGGCAAAAGGATGTTCGTTTTGCCGATATCGCAATGTCATTTGGTTTCAGTTACGCGGCAAGGATAAAAGATAGGAGAGACCTGAAAAGCACCCTGGAGACATTCCTGAATGCAGGCGGACCCTGCTTCCTGGAGATCTGCACTGACAGCGAGGAGATCCTGTTCCCGAAAGTCCCGTCAGGAGGAGCCTACAAAGACATGATCCTTGGGCCTTATATTAAATGCATGGAAGCTGCCCCGATCACCGGCACGCCTGAAGAAATGGAGTACATGGAAGAACTGCCTGTCTGA
- the cysD gene encoding sulfate adenylyltransferase subunit CysD, with the protein MSLNIEEINHIANMTIAEESYRLSNLKTLEAESINIIREVAAEFENPVMLYSVGKDSSVMVHLAIKAFYPKKVPFPLLHIDTGYKFPEMYEFRDHYTAKHNLELRVHRNEEALKRGINPLSVGTVKCCAELKTKALLDALKEGGYDAAFGGARRDEEKSRAKERIYSFRDRHGQWNPKNQKPELWNLFNSRIDPGESIRVFPLSNWTELDIWTYIHHENIEIVPLYFAKNRPVIEKNNQLIPVYTDEHKEEVKETMCRFRTLGCHYCTGAVRSEADTLPKIIEEMMVARHSERITRVIDHDQDSSMEQKKKEGYF; encoded by the coding sequence ATGTCATTGAACATAGAAGAAATTAATCACATAGCGAACATGACCATTGCAGAAGAATCTTATAGGCTCTCAAATCTGAAAACCCTTGAAGCTGAAAGTATAAACATTATCAGGGAAGTAGCTGCAGAGTTTGAAAATCCTGTCATGCTGTATTCTGTAGGCAAGGACTCATCGGTGATGGTCCATCTTGCGATCAAGGCTTTCTACCCGAAAAAAGTGCCTTTCCCGCTATTGCATATCGACACAGGATATAAGTTCCCTGAAATGTACGAGTTCAGGGATCATTATACTGCAAAGCACAATCTTGAACTCAGGGTTCACAGGAATGAAGAAGCCCTCAAAAGAGGAATAAATCCTCTTTCAGTGGGAACGGTCAAATGCTGTGCCGAGCTTAAGACAAAGGCGCTCCTTGATGCATTGAAGGAAGGCGGTTATGATGCAGCATTCGGAGGCGCCCGCAGGGATGAAGAGAAATCAAGGGCAAAGGAAAGGATCTATTCATTCCGTGACAGGCATGGGCAGTGGAATCCCAAGAACCAGAAACCCGAATTATGGAACCTGTTCAATTCAAGGATAGATCCCGGGGAGTCCATCAGGGTGTTTCCGCTCTCGAACTGGACAGAACTCGATATATGGACATACATTCACCATGAGAATATTGAGATCGTCCCTCTGTACTTTGCAAAGAATAGACCGGTTATCGAGAAGAATAACCAGCTGATCCCTGTTTATACGGATGAGCACAAGGAAGAAGTCAAAGAGACCATGTGCCGCTTCAGGACACTGGGGTGCCATTACTGTACAGGTGCGGTAAGGTCAGAGGCGGACACGCTGCCAAAGATCATTGAGGAGATGATGGTTGCCCGCCATTCCGAGCGCATAACAAGGGTCATCGACCACGACCAGGATAGTTCCATGGAACAGAAGAAGAAGGAGGGATACTTTTGA
- a CDS encoding phenylacetate--CoA ligase family protein: protein MCDCPGIESSGLGISAEETTVRLRELLRRVMQGSPFYQRKYGEAGVDIDTIEALEDITILPFTTKEELRDAYPLGLQAVPDEEIVRIHSSSGTTGSPVIIPYTRRDVEVWADMMMRCYRLAGLSSRDRIQITPGYGLWTAGIGFQAGAELLGAMAVPMGPGNTEKQLQMMLDLKSTALASTSSYALLLAEEITKRGLKDKISLKVGIIGSERWSPKMRARIEDELGIDTYDIFGLTEIYGPGIALDCSLHEGLHYWSDHLFFEIIDPLTGERLPDGTLGELVITTLTKEGAPLIRYRTRDLTRILPEPCQCGCPFPRIDRLLGRTDDRIKIKGVNIYPGQIEDVIQRVEGVSSEYQIILERDAGRDTMLFRVEIEDAEDHENCRLKAKKLDKAFQDFIGVSVDVECVGLGALPRSEKKSRRVVDNREM, encoded by the coding sequence ATGTGTGACTGTCCTGGGATTGAGAGCTCAGGCCTGGGCATATCAGCGGAAGAAACAACTGTCAGACTCCGGGAGCTCCTACGGAGGGTCATGCAGGGAAGTCCCTTCTACCAGAGAAAGTACGGGGAAGCCGGCGTTGATATCGATACAATAGAAGCCCTGGAGGACATAACCATTCTTCCTTTTACCACAAAAGAAGAACTGAGGGATGCCTATCCACTGGGATTACAGGCAGTGCCGGACGAGGAAATCGTAAGGATACATTCATCTTCGGGCACTACCGGAAGCCCTGTCATCATCCCGTATACAAGGAGGGATGTGGAAGTGTGGGCTGACATGATGATGCGTTGCTATAGGCTTGCAGGTCTTAGCAGCAGGGACAGGATACAGATCACGCCGGGATACGGGCTATGGACCGCAGGCATCGGGTTTCAGGCAGGAGCGGAACTGCTGGGTGCAATGGCCGTTCCCATGGGTCCGGGCAATACGGAAAAACAATTGCAGATGATGCTTGACCTCAAGTCCACGGCGCTTGCAAGTACTTCCTCTTATGCCCTGCTGCTTGCCGAGGAAATCACAAAAAGGGGTCTGAAAGACAAAATAAGCCTTAAGGTCGGCATCATCGGTTCCGAGCGATGGAGCCCGAAGATGAGGGCACGTATCGAGGACGAGCTGGGGATAGACACTTATGATATCTTCGGCCTGACCGAGATATATGGTCCCGGCATCGCACTGGACTGCTCGCTGCATGAGGGTCTGCATTACTGGTCCGATCATCTTTTCTTTGAGATAATCGACCCGCTTACGGGAGAGAGGCTTCCCGACGGCACCCTGGGTGAGCTGGTCATAACCACACTGACCAAGGAAGGTGCCCCGCTGATACGCTACAGGACAAGGGACCTCACACGGATACTGCCCGAGCCCTGCCAGTGTGGATGTCCTTTCCCGCGCATAGACCGCCTGCTGGGCCGCACGGACGACCGCATCAAGATCAAGGGTGTGAACATCTATCCAGGACAGATAGAGGATGTCATCCAGAGAGTGGAAGGCGTGAGCAGCGAGTACCAGATAATCCTTGAAAGGGATGCGGGCAGGGATACCATGCTCTTCAGGGTCGAGATCGAGGATGCAGAAGACCATGAGAACTGCAGGCTCAAGGCAAAGAAGCTCGATAAGGCCTTCCAGGATTTTATCGGCGTCAGCGTTGACGTGGAATGTGTGGGACTGGGCGCACTGCCCCGCAGTGAGAAGAAGAGCAGGAGAGTTGTCGATAACAGGGAAATGTGA
- a CDS encoding indolepyruvate oxidoreductase subunit beta has protein sequence MKFDILIAGVGGQGVVLASRLLATAAMDAGFHVATAETIGMAQREGSVTSHVRIGNEVCGSLIPQGTADLIIGLEPAEAARNLRYMRKGGSLIVNEHAIVPSTQGPVKYEPDRLIGFLRDNCQDKCQSMISADFTRLAKDAGTYKAANVAMIAAAAGAGLLPFSEEYLWGVLEKLIPEKHRDVNRRVFDRAIESIPKDEDIRTKKPSMEGCETNV, from the coding sequence ATGAAGTTCGATATTCTCATCGCAGGCGTGGGAGGCCAGGGTGTCGTGCTGGCTTCCCGCCTGCTTGCCACGGCAGCTATGGATGCAGGTTTCCATGTAGCCACAGCCGAGACCATAGGCATGGCGCAGAGGGAAGGCTCGGTAACAAGCCATGTGAGGATAGGGAATGAAGTATGCGGCTCACTTATACCTCAGGGGACAGCCGATCTTATCATAGGGCTTGAACCTGCAGAGGCAGCCAGGAACCTTCGCTATATGCGTAAAGGCGGCAGCCTGATAGTTAACGAGCATGCAATAGTGCCGTCCACTCAGGGTCCGGTCAAGTATGAGCCTGACCGGCTCATCGGATTCCTGAGGGATAACTGTCAGGATAAGTGCCAGAGTATGATATCTGCCGATTTCACCAGGCTTGCAAAGGATGCAGGCACCTACAAGGCGGCTAACGTTGCCATGATAGCTGCAGCTGCAGGTGCGGGCCTTTTACCTTTCTCGGAGGAGTACCTGTGGGGTGTGCTTGAGAAACTGATCCCCGAAAAACACAGGGATGTCAACCGCAGGGTCTTTGACAGGGCCATTGAGAGCATTCCAAAGGATGAGGACATCCGGACAAAAAAACCATCAATGGAAGGGTGTGAGACGAATGTGTGA
- a CDS encoding MoaD family protein — translation MVSVRFSSALSTITKTRSARLGMGNTTVQLLIGRLVSEYGRELERYLIHEGQLQRFVNVYVNGENIRHLSGLNTEISDADEISILPAISGG, via the coding sequence ATGGTGTCCGTAAGATTTTCATCGGCATTGAGCACTATAACAAAAACAAGGTCTGCAAGACTTGGTATGGGAAATACCACAGTACAGCTTCTCATTGGCAGGCTTGTCAGTGAATACGGCAGGGAGCTTGAAAGATACCTGATCCATGAAGGCCAGCTGCAAAGGTTCGTTAACGTATATGTCAACGGGGAGAACATCAGACACCTCTCGGGCCTTAACACAGAGATCAGTGACGCTGACGAGATCTCCATACTGCCTGCAATAAGTGGTGGATGA
- a CDS encoding LrgB family protein gives MSELFSVFVKSPIFGIGISLLAFYAGSLVYKRTGSPLMNPLVLSMLMIIALLLAFHVSFDDYNRGGSFISFFLGPATVILAVPLYRKISLLRENAMPILAGIGIGSAAGIASIILMCRLFGLDELVSVSMIPKSVTTPIGIEISGQLGGVPSITVAAIVFTGVTGVLLGPVVCRLFRIEDKVAVGIAIGTSSHALGTTKAVELGETEGAMSGLAIGIAGLVTVFLAPVLAKLLM, from the coding sequence GTGAGTGAGCTCTTCTCTGTTTTCGTGAAGTCTCCCATTTTTGGAATAGGGATATCACTTTTGGCATTCTATGCAGGCAGCCTCGTCTATAAGAGAACAGGTTCTCCCCTGATGAACCCGTTAGTGCTTAGTATGCTGATGATCATTGCACTGCTTTTGGCCTTTCACGTCAGCTTTGATGATTATAACCGGGGAGGAAGTTTCATATCTTTCTTCCTTGGGCCTGCCACTGTCATCCTGGCCGTGCCACTGTACAGGAAGATAAGCCTGCTCAGAGAGAACGCCATGCCCATACTTGCAGGCATAGGCATAGGCTCAGCAGCAGGTATTGCCAGCATCATCCTGATGTGCAGGCTGTTCGGTCTTGATGAACTTGTAAGTGTCTCCATGATTCCCAAATCCGTGACAACGCCTATCGGGATAGAGATCTCCGGCCAGCTTGGAGGCGTGCCGTCGATCACTGTGGCTGCCATAGTCTTCACAGGCGTGACCGGCGTCCTGCTGGGTCCCGTAGTATGCAGGCTGTTCAGGATAGAGGACAAAGTGGCAGTAGGAATTGCTATCGGCACCTCTTCCCATGCCCTTGGCACCACCAAGGCTGTGGAACTGGGAGAGACCGAGGGTGCCATGAGCGGGCTTGCGATCGGTATCGCGGGACTGGTGACGGTGTTCCTTGCACCTGTACTGGCTAAATTGCTGATGTGA
- a CDS encoding MarR family transcriptional regulator, protein MVLPDDIYNTQGDTKWGIVFVDNASGKEVEHVRIGKLPPSAKLVFKVLEANGQMTQKDIIRETVLPSRTVRYALSRLKDEQILMERFNFSDSRQSLYEIRRHGSMALVA, encoded by the coding sequence TTGGTTCTGCCAGATGATATTTATAATACACAAGGAGATACAAAATGGGGAATCGTTTTTGTTGATAATGCCTCTGGAAAAGAAGTAGAACACGTCAGGATAGGAAAACTGCCACCATCAGCAAAACTGGTGTTCAAGGTGCTTGAGGCAAACGGGCAGATGACGCAGAAGGACATAATCCGCGAAACTGTACTTCCTTCAAGAACGGTCAGATATGCACTGAGCCGGCTTAAGGATGAGCAGATACTAATGGAGAGGTTCAATTTCAGTGACTCCAGGCAGAGCCTCTATGAGATCAGGAGGCATGGAAGCATGGCTCTTGTGGCGTGA
- a CDS encoding CidA/LrgA family protein yields MMKHLIQFAIILLVGFLGDLFQSSLNIPVPGNIIGMLLLLILLLTGLLKMSMIEDVSNFMLKHLSFFFIPAAVGLISCFSVLEGKWAELMFISVFSTFIIAVVTGTTVQMLMKRRKAGE; encoded by the coding sequence ATGATGAAACATCTTATCCAGTTTGCCATTATCCTTCTAGTCGGCTTTCTAGGTGATCTCTTCCAGTCGTCCCTGAATATACCAGTACCTGGGAACATAATAGGCATGCTGTTGCTGCTTATCCTGCTGCTTACCGGCCTGCTGAAAATGTCCATGATAGAAGATGTAAGCAACTTCATGCTGAAGCATCTCTCATTCTTCTTCATACCTGCAGCCGTGGGACTGATAAGCTGTTTTTCGGTACTGGAAGGCAAATGGGCCGAACTGATGTTCATTTCTGTCTTTTCGACCTTCATAATAGCAGTGGTGACCGGTACGACTGTCCAGATGCTTATGAAAAGGAGGAAGGCCGGTGAGTGA
- a CDS encoding ABC transporter substrate-binding protein translates to MTKLRIGHLSTMYHSSFLLMGTDWLEKAGLESEWKLFGGGPAIVSAFEKGEIDIGYIGLPPAMIGIDRGLQVRCIAGGHAEGTVMIAVPGFLTLDDCSNDMRLFLKQFRGLTIACPPAGSIHDVIIRNCLRESGYDNNIGVLNYEWADLIPELMADGEIKVAVGTPSLAVVSRRCCNAEIVIPPEKLWPGNPSYGIVAGCDMIENSHDVLLKFISLHEAACRFICGNKEEASRIVSETVGVIDVDFVREMYEVSPKYSAGIPQGYIASTMRFVRALHESGYISGELRQEDIFDLRFVKELQL, encoded by the coding sequence ATGACTAAATTAAGGATAGGGCACCTTTCGACCATGTATCACAGTTCTTTCCTGCTCATGGGGACCGATTGGCTTGAAAAGGCAGGTCTGGAGTCCGAGTGGAAGCTCTTCGGGGGAGGGCCCGCAATTGTCAGTGCATTTGAAAAAGGTGAGATAGACATAGGGTACATCGGTCTTCCTCCTGCAATGATAGGGATTGACAGGGGACTGCAGGTCAGATGTATTGCAGGGGGCCATGCTGAAGGGACAGTGATGATCGCGGTTCCTGGATTCCTTACACTGGATGATTGCAGTAATGATATGAGACTTTTTCTTAAACAGTTCAGGGGCCTGACCATAGCCTGTCCGCCTGCAGGTTCCATCCATGACGTGATCATCAGGAACTGCCTTAGGGAATCAGGTTATGATAACAATATCGGGGTTCTCAACTATGAATGGGCCGATCTCATTCCCGAACTGATGGCAGATGGGGAAATAAAAGTCGCAGTCGGGACGCCCTCGCTCGCCGTAGTGTCGAGGAGATGCTGCAACGCTGAGATCGTGATCCCTCCCGAAAAACTGTGGCCTGGCAACCCCAGTTACGGGATAGTTGCAGGCTGCGACATGATAGAGAACTCTCACGATGTCCTTCTGAAATTCATATCATTGCACGAAGCTGCCTGCAGGTTCATCTGCGGGAACAAAGAAGAGGCATCACGGATAGTCTCAGAGACAGTCGGGGTCATTGATGTGGACTTTGTCAGAGAGATGTACGAAGTGTCACCAAAGTATTCTGCAGGCATACCCCAAGGTTATATAGCATCAACCATGCGATTCGTGCGTGCCCTGCATGAGTCCGGCTACATTTCAGGTGAGCTCCGTCAGGAGGATATCTTTGATCTTCGTTTTGTAAAGGAACTGCAGCTTTGA